Proteins found in one Apostichopus japonicus isolate 1M-3 chromosome 16, ASM3797524v1, whole genome shotgun sequence genomic segment:
- the LOC139983089 gene encoding uncharacterized protein has translation MAKQPILTVAFIIFASFALADEDVCKTPQVLEIGKSGKIVCSFSEDFSSIHWYFNLDVKDGLPTISYSSNGVDGTGYTSGEFNIDPDGSLVINNVSVEHEAKFSVVEFETLQDLPREYEINIITFIRPEPTHPVIDDCAAFGDVCYIQWQHERPIVCRIQQARPGMALTWLVRTIGGDIAVNNETTYSSLANSWTSSLSVDDPFIHSSYLALLVCKADDQYNLLDLTESLVLVHNQEKESPSLETREVAVERNKKIRLPCDAEHHQLLVWEKITQTDNAITTDTTVLIDAVGDGQTSVVSDEYKLEEGNLIIDQVDIHHEGLYRCTYNDGTTEGTTTVNLVVYVIPIPGYPVVEGCTHKQYCVLDVGYTGSLTCSVRGIRPEVELEWRVYHEDSTKMISLHDQQLKTTSNDETFTVFLTTHFTTKETAEKKLTVECRVIGSNAKHFNLSSKIDLLFPGLIKPDPTGQTTAETTQPSTSIAVIIVVVVILIIVIVVIVAGILYTVFGGRQRSKLPQKDEERVPLVTRQDSLFLSQLKSIYENLYSAVKPIPFLHGNFTVHELYVEGGIEYKSKNKKKENPWEPLDSYNNIFTHPEMMGNRWIIEGEPGYGKSTLSLQLAYEWCNKVPGSFMSDIDIFLFIRLRQLKGVKSIYEAIKMFILPKNSSFTVNDIKDFIANSSSVLIILDGFDEYPERDSKENSDVYDIINGKMLPECKVILTTRSLQRPKDYAPRTNVIRLTGFKTEAQDKYMQKAVTVNGHKSMENTIKEWLEANPILNDLCVVPLFFVMYAHLSLESDALRNCTSVTSFFRYMITCLHSHLKLKLKDENVDMLLLSENFHEVLDKLCFDHLNGHSYNPDISKDILIQKLGNEFLEHYLSIGILREEKSVVMSNEPWVQASDHVKTVSHVRFYHSLFCEWYAAHHLADALDKITPGKNDEEGKWQILEDLEPSHLQYVYRFACGIKPKAAKQILDYLDVSQKAMESFSILCILEQGGNIDAIIDNVRNLCSGEEGLQLRHHDTRILQRSVIQLLKIAVSREITIKKFTLDECFKTVDLERNEIVLNTDVRLPPLIDVSQLWFHQKGFQLSEEVLSDIFKYASSCRNLKEISFAFVLMPLKIKDKSAFMHLKSNGLNDIKVIWYSSINCYSLDMDSGTWQQTESLSKLTKEEYDKVVTVWNES, from the exons ATGGCAAAGCAACCGATTCTTACAGTAGCTTTCATAATTTTTGCAAGTTTTGCATTGG CTGACGAAGATGTTTGCAAAACTCCACAAGTTCTCGAAATTGGGAAGTCTGGGAAGATCGTGTGTTCTTTCAGTGAGGATTTCTCTAGCATCCACTGGTATTTTAACTTAGATGTAAAAGATGGACTTCCAACGATTAGTTACAGCAGCAATGGGGTAGACGGTACCGGATATACTTCAGGGGAGTTCAACATCGATCCAGATGGATCTTTAGTAATCAATAACGTATCGGTGGAACACGAAGCTAAATTCTCGGTGGTTGAATTTGAAACGCTACAAGACCTTCCTCGggaatatgaaataaatattattactttta TTCGACCGGAACCTACACACCCTGTTATTGACGACTGTGCCGCCTTTGGGGATGTCTGCTACATTCAATGGCAGCACGAAAGACCCATAGTATGTCGAATACAACAAGCTAGACCTGGCATGGCGTTAACTTGGTTAGTTAGAACCATAGGAGGTGATATTGCGGTAAACAACGAAACGACTTATTCAAGTCTGGCGAACTCATGGACAAGCTCCCTATCTGTGGATGATCCGTTTATACACTCATCATATCTAGCACTGCTAGTATGTAAAGCTGATGATCAATATAACTTGTTGGATCTAACTGAATCTTTAGTTCTAGTTCATAACCAAGAGAAAGAATCACCATCGCTGGAAACAAGAGAGGTAGCAGTTGAGCGAAATAAGAAGATTCGACTTCCATGTGATGCCGAACATCACCAGTTACTCGTTTGGGAGAAGATCACACAGACTGACAACGCTATTACTACTGATACTACTGTCCTTATCGATGCTGTTGGTGATGGTCAAACATCCGTTGTATCAGATGAATATAAACTCGAAGAGGGGAATTTAATCATAGATCAAGTGGACATACATCATGAAGGTTTATACAGATGTACATACAATGACGGTACTACAGAGGGAACCACCACAGTTAATCTTGTGGTGTACG TGATCCCCATCCCAGGGTATCCTGTTGTCGAGGGATGCACACATAAGCAATACTGTGTACTGGATGTGGGTTACACAGGAAGCCTGACATGCAGTGTGAGGGGCATAAGACCAGAGGTAGAATTAGAGTGGAGGGTGTACCACGAAGATTCTACAAAGATGATATCTCTTCACGATCAGCAACTGAAAACTACATCCAATGACGAAACCTTTACCGTATTTCTTACTACACATTTCACGACGAAAGAAACGGCTGAAAAGAAACTAACTGTTGAATGCAGAGTCATAGGATCTAATGCGAAACATTTTAACCTGTCCTCGAAAATTGATTTGTTATTTCCTGGACTAA TTAAGCCGGATCCTACCGGGCAAACTACGGCTGAAACCACCCAGCCCTCTACAAGCATAGCTGTCATCATCGTCGTTGTCGTCATCTTGATCATTGTCATTGTGGTAATCGTTGCTGGAATTCTTTACACAG TATTTGGGGGAAGACAACGATCGAAATTACCACAGAAAGATGAAGAG CGCGTCCCATTGGTCACCAGGCAAG ATTCACTCTTCCTCTCTCAACTGAAGTCTATCTACGAAAACCTTTACAGTGCAGTCAAACCAATCCCTTTCTTACATGGAAATTTTACAGTGCATGAACTGTATGTTGAAGGTGGCATTGAATACAAGtcgaaaaacaagaaaaaagagaaTCCTTGGGAACCTTTAGATTCTTACAACAATATTTTTACTCATCCTGAGATGATGGGTAATCGTTGGATTATTGAAGGAGAACCAGGATATGGTAAATCAACCCTATCATTACAACTTGCTTATGAGTGGTGCAACAAAGTTCCAGGGTCATTCATGAGTGACATCGACATATTTCTCTTCATACGCCTGAGACAACTGAAAGGAGTAAAGTCTATTTATGAAGCAATTAAAATGTTCATCTTACCGAAGAATTCGTCATTTActgttaatgatattaaagactTTATAGCTAACTCTTCCTCTGTCTTGATAATTTTGGATGGATTCGATGAATATCCTGAAAGAGACTCTAAAGAAAACTCAGATGTATATGATATCATCAACGGCAAGATGCTGCCTGAATGTAAAGTAATTCTAACAACAAGGTCGCTTCAACGTCCTAAGGACTACGCACCCCGGACGAACGTTATTAGGCTCACAGGCTTCAAAACCGAAGCACAAGATAAGTACATGCAAAAAGCTGTGACCGTCAACGGCCACAAATCCATGGAGAATACAATTAAAGAATGGCTAGAAGCAAATCCAATTCTTAATGATCTCTGCGTGGTTCCTCTTTTCTTCGTGATGTATGCACATCTTAGTTTAGAGAGTGATGCCCTGAGAAACTGCACTTCCGTGACCAGTTTCTTCCGCTACATGATCACGTGTCTGCATAGTCATTTGAAACTAAAATTAAAAGATGAGAACGTTGATATGTTACTGTTAAGTGAGAATTTTCATGAAGTGTTGGACAAACTTTGTTTTGATCATCTCAACGGACACTCATATAACCCCGATATTAGCAAAGACATTCTTATACAAAAGCTAGGAAACGAATTCCTTGAACATTACTTAAGCATCGGAATATTACGAGAAGAGAAAAGTGTCGTAATGTCGAATGAGCCGTGGGTCCAGGCTTCCGACCATGTGAAGACCGTTTCACACGTTCGTTTCTATCACAgtctattctgtgaatggtatgcCGCCCATCATCTAGCTGATGCTTTAGATAAGATTACACCAGGGAAAAACGATGAAGAAGGAAAATGGCAGATTTTGGAAGATTTAGAGCCTTCTCATCTCCAGTATGTTTACCGATTTGCATGCGGTATCAAGCCAAAAGCTGCAAAACAAATCTTAGATTATCTGGATGTCAGTCAGAAAGCGATGGAGTCCTTTTCCATTTTATGTATTCTTGAGCAAGGTGGGAACATAGATGCTATCATCGACAACGTGCGGAACCTTTGTTCTGGAGAAGAAGGCCTACAGCTTCGCCATCACGACACCAGAATACTACAGAGATCAGTGATACAACTACTCAAAATAGCTGTCAGTAGAGAG ATTACAATTAAAAAGTTTACACTCGATGAATGTTTCAAGACAGTTGATCTCGAACGGAATGAGATCGTTCTGAATACTGACGTTCGTTTACCACCACTGATTGACGTCAGCCAGCTGTGGTTCCACCAAAAGGGATTTCAACTTAGTGAAGAAGTTCTAAGTGACATTTTCAAATACGCCTCAAGTTGTAGgaatttaaaagaaatcag ttTTGCATTTGTCTTGATGCCTTTAAAGATTAAAGATAAATCTGCGTTTATGCATTTAAAATCAAATGGCTTGAATGACATCAAAG tCATTTGGTACTCCTCAATCAACTGTTACTCATTAGATATGGATTCTGGAACTTGGCAG CAAACCGAAAGTTTGTCCAAACTTACTAAAGAAGAATATGATAAAGTG GTCACCGTTTGGAACGAGTCGTAA
- the LOC139983168 gene encoding uncharacterized protein — protein sequence MQDRCTVHELYVEGGIEYLLKGQAMKQKWERFDSYKNLFTHPQLRGNRWIIEAEPGYGKSTLALQLAYEWCHEVPGSSLCSIDIFLLIRLRQLKGVSSIYEAIKRFILPTNSQFTIEEIKSFIDKCPSLMIILDGFDEYPEKEVENSDIFNILQRKMFPDCKVLLTTRSSRLPKEYAAQTNHLRLTGFKSEAQVEYLQKVVTINGYKSFENPIKEWLEENPVLKELCVVPLFFVMYAHLSLQSDAFKNCTSMTSFFRYMITCLHSHMKSKFKDENVEKFEINENNHQQLDELCFSKLNGHSFNPDMDKEDLVQKLGKDFLDQYLTIGILREEETLVMSNQPGIEASEHVKIVSKISFYHSLFCEWYAAHHLASVLDKVTLDDELEEDGLEILEDLDPIQLQYVVRFACGIKPTAAKHILDHLKISQEGIEALPILCILEQVGNVDKIVENLREVCSGTLQIRDQDNKIIQRSVITILELAASRQITIPKVILIESFKRVDTENNAIVLNSEVFVPELCDVSQLSFEHKEMEFSHEILEDIFKYISHCRNIKESRFLYSLLPYKVDAKPVLRQLSAKNVKVCWFPSSIRFDLDLNSGYWVKNIGSSRMTEQEYKKMVAAFRVFEE from the exons ATGCAAGATCGCTGCACCGTGCACGAATTGTATGTTGAAGGTGGCATTGAATACTTATTAAAGGGCCAAGCAATGAAGCAAAAATGGGAACGCTTTGATTCCTATAAAAATTTGTTCACGCATCCACAGCTGAGAGGTAATCGCTGGATAATTGAGGCTGAACCAGGGTACGGTAAGTCAACTCTAGCTCTACAACTTGCTTATGAATGGTGCCATGAAGTTCCAGGATCATCTCTGTGCTCCATAGACATATTTCTTTTAATCAGACTAAGACAATTGAAAGGCGTTTCATCAATCTATGAAGCAATCAAGAGGTTTATTTTGCCCACAAATTCTCAATTCACTATCGAGGAAATTAAGAGTTTCATCGATAAATGTCCTTCTTTGATGATCATATTGGATGGTTTTGACGAATACCCAGAAAAGGAGGTGGAGAACTCGGACATATTCAATATTCTTCAACGAAAAATGTTCCCTGATTGTAAAGTTTTGTTAACAACAAGATCGTCACGGCTTCCCAAGGAATACGCAGCGCAGACTAATCATCTTAGGCTCACAGGATTCAAATCCGAAGCGCAGGTAGAATATTTGCAAAAGGTTGTGACGATCAACGGCTACAAGTCCTTCGAAAATCCAATCAAGGAATGGCTAGAAGAAAATCCTGTTCTTAAAGAGCTCTGCGTGGTTCCACTATTTTTTGTCATGTACGCTCATCTTAGTTTACAGAGTGACGCCTTTAAGAACTGTACTTCAATGACAAGCTTTTTTCGTTATATGATCACGTGCCTTCACAGTCACATGAAATCAAAGTTCAAAGATGAGAACGTTGAGAAATTTGagataaatgaaaacaatcatCAACAGCTTGACGAGTTATGCTTTTCAAAGCTCAACGGTCATTCGTTTAATCCTGACATGGACAAAGAAGACTTAGTTCAAAAGCTAGGAAAAGATTTCCTTGACCAATACTTAACTATTGGGATATTACGAGAAGAAGAAACCCTTGTGATGTCCAATCAACCAGGCATTGAAGCTTCAGAGCACGTAAAGATCGTTTCAAAGATTAGTTTTTATCACAGCCTGTTTTGTGAGTGGTATGCAGCCCATCACCTTGCTAGTGTCTTGGATAAAGTTACATTAGACGACGAACTTGAAGAAGATGGGTTAGAGATACTGGAAGATTTGGATCCAATTCAGCTTCAGTACGTTGTTAGATTTGCATGCGGTATTAAACCAACTGCAGCGAAACATATTCTAGACCATCTGAAGATAAGCCAGGAGGGTATCGAAGCCCTTCCGATTCTATGCATTCTCGAACAGGTTGGAAATGTTGACAAAATTGTAGAAAACCTACGAGAAGTTTGCTCAGGAACTCTGCAAATAAGAGATCAGGACAACAAAATAATTCAGAGATCGGTCATCACGATACTGGAACTAGCTGCAAGTAGACAG ATTACAATTCCGAAAGTTATTCTCATCGAATCTTTCAAACGAGTTGACACCGAAAACAATGCGATCGTTTTGAACTCTGAAGTATTCGTGCCAGAACTATGTGACGTCAGCCAATTATCCTTCGAGCACAAAGAAATGGAGTTTAGTCACGAGATTCTGGAAGACATCTTTAAATATATCTCTCATTGCAGGAATATTAAAGAAAGCAG ATTCCTTTACAGCTTATTACCTTACAAGGTCGATGCAAAACCTGTTCTAAGACAGCTGAGCGCCAAAAATGTCAAAG TATGTTGGTTTCCGTCGTCAATACGATTTGATCTAGATTTAAACTCCGGCTATTGGGTG AAAAACATCGGTTCGTCCCGCATGACCGAACAGGAATACAAAAAAATG GTTGCGGCCTTCCGTGTTTTCGAGGAATGA